A genome region from Taeniopygia guttata chromosome 5, bTaeGut7.mat, whole genome shotgun sequence includes the following:
- the TMEM179 gene encoding transmembrane protein 179, translated as MALSNFLFAQCICYFLAFLFSFIVVVPLSENGNDFHGRCLLFTEGMWLNANLTVERQRFTVQEWGPEAACRFSIFTGLLSLLLATVQAWRTLFFLCKGHEDSFFYAFLNLLISAFVVFITFIASTIVSVGFNMWCDAITEKGSMPNSCEELQDIDLELNLENSAFYDQFAIAQFGLWAAWLTWLAITILAFLKVYHNYRQEDLLDSLIHEKELLLGRSPSRSSLQDDKSGMI; from the exons ATGGCGCTCAGCAATTTCCTCTTCGCTCAGTGCATCTGCTATTTCCTGGCCTTTCTCTTCAGCTTCATCGTGGTGGTGCCACTCTCCGAGAATGGCAACGACTTCCACGGCCGCTGCCTGCTCTTCACCGAGGGCATGTGGCTCAACGCCAACCTGACGGTGGAGCGGCAGCGCTTCACAGTGCAGGAGTGGGGGCCTGAGGCCGCTTGCCGCTTTAGCATCTTCACcgggctcctctccctgctgctggccacagtGCAGGCCTGGAGgaccctcttcttcctctgcaaagGGCACGAGGA CTCTTTCTTTTACGCCTTCCTGAATCTGCTGATCAGCGCCTTTGTGGTGTTCATCACATTTATTGCCAGCACTATAGTGAGTGTAGGATTTAACATGTGGTGTGATGCAATTACTGAAAAAGGAAGCATGCCAAATAG CTGTGAAGAATTGCAGGATATAGATCTTGAGCTGAACTTGGAAAACTCTGCTTTCTATGACCAATTTGCTATTGCACAG ttTGGTCTCTGGGCTGCCTGGCTGACTTGGCTGGCAATTACCATTCTGGCTTTCCTGAAGGTCTATCACAACTACAGACAGGAGGATCTGCTAGATAGCCTGATCCATGAGAAGGAGCTGTTGCTAGGAAGATCCCCTTCACGATCCTCTTTGCAAGATGACAAAAGTGGCATGATCTAA